The sequence TTACGCCAGCCGAAGCGGCGAGGCCCTCAGCACGGCTCCACGATTCTACAAATGGAACTTATGGGTAGCAGCGCCGAGCGCCAAGTAGCGGGGATCGACGAACTGGTCGGTAGAGTCCACTACCTTCACGGCAATGACCCCACCATGTGGCGAACCGATATCCCAACCTACGCGAAGGTGTATAACTACAGCGTGTACCCAGGTATCGACCTCGTTTATTACGGTAATCAGCGTGAACTGGAGTACGACTTTCTCATCGCGCCCGGAGCCGATCCAACAGTCATCACGCTGCGCTTTGAGGGAGCGAAGCGCCTCGAGGTGGACACCCGTGGCGACTTGGTCCTGCGCATGGCACGGGGATCCATCCGCCTTCAGAAACCTGTCCTCTATCAGGAGATAGAAGGAACAAGACAGGTCGTCTCAGGCGGCTATGTCATCAAAGGCGCAGACCAGGTGAGTTTCCAGGTAGGCGCCTACAATAAAGGCGCACCGCTGGTGATCGACCCGGTGGTGGTTTATTCGGCGCTTCTGGGAGGAAGCGCCGATGAAATAGGCTTCGCCATTGCCGTAGATGCGGAAGGCCACGCCTACGTAGCGGGAAGGAGCGAGTCGTCCAATTTTCCGACATCCAAGGGCGCGTTTCATTCTAAGCCTGCCGGCGCTGCGGATGTGTTCGTGACGAAGCTTGCGCCCAACGGCGGCAGCCTCGTCTACTCGACCTTCCTGGGCGGGAATAGCGATGACTGGGGCCACGGTATCGCGGTGGATGCGGAAGGCCACGCCTACGTAACAGGCGGGACACACTCCGCCAAGTTCCCCACGAGCCCTGGAGCATTCGATACCTCCTCCAACGGCGACCGGGATGCCTTCGTGACGAAGCTCGCGCCCAACGGCGGCAGCCTCGTCTACTCTACCTTCCTGGGGGGGTCCGGTATGATTGGGGTTACGGTATTGCCGTAGACGGCGAGGGCCATGCGTACGTAACCGGAGAAACCCTCTCTCTCAACTTCCCCACGACTCCCGGAGCGTTCGATACGAAGCCTTACAGCGACAGAGATGTCTTCGTGACGAAGCTTGCGCCCAACGGCGGCAGCCTCGTCTACTCGACCTTCCTGGGCGGGAGCCGGTCCGATTGGGGCCACGCGATTACCGTGGATAACGAGGATCATGCGTACGTGACGGGGGGCACCCTTTCTGACGATTTCCCCACAACTCCTGGCGCGCGCGATACCTCACCTAAGGGCCACGGGGATGCCTTTGTGACGAAGCTGACACCAGACGGCGCGAGCCTCGTCTACTCGACCTTCCTGGGCGGAAATGAGTACGACATAGGCTTTGGCATCGCCATGGACGCCGACGGCCATGCCTATGTGACAGGCAGGACAAAGTCTCTCAACTTCCCCACAACACCAGGGGCAGTCGATACCTCCTACAACGGTTGGGGGGATGCCTTTGTGACGAAGCTCGCCCCCACGGGCTTTAGCCTCGTCTACTCGACCTTCCTGGGCGGCAATCAGCATGATTGGGGAGAAGCCATCACCATCGATAAGGAAGGTCATGCCTACGTAACTGGTGGCACCAAGTCGCCAGACTTCCCCACGACACCCGGCGCATTG is a genomic window of Candidatus Methylomirabilis lanthanidiphila containing:
- a CDS encoding Beta-propeller repeat protein codes for the protein MKLVDLQVFTLDETTLISTANRGIPTRRRKMGVNGHTKARAGLVMGLLAALNWQAAPAQASPTLSLSATTHSNVATEASLRAAYGTLPISFEANHGQADPRVKFLARGHGYSIFLTDTKAILALRQPKRRGPQHGSTILQMELMGSSAERQVAGIDELVGRVHYLHGNDPTMWRTDIPTYAKVYNYSVYPGIDLVYYGNQRELEYDFLIAPGADPTVITLRFEGAKRLEVDTRGDLVLRMARGSIRLQKPVLYQEIEGTRQVVSGGYVIKGADQVSFQVGAYNKGAPLVIDPVVVYSALLGGSADEIGFAIAVDAEGHAYVAGRSESSNFPTSKGAFHSKPAGAADVFVTKLAPNGGSLVYSTFLGGNSDDWGHGIAVDAEGHAYVTGGTHSAKFPTSPGAFDTSSNGDRDAFVTKLAPNGGSLVYSTFLGGSGMIGVTVLP
- a CDS encoding Beta-propeller repeat protein, whose protein sequence is MTKLAPNGGSLVYSTFLGGSRSDWGHAITVDNEDHAYVTGGTLSDDFPTTPGARDTSPKGHGDAFVTKLTPDGASLVYSTFLGGNEYDIGFGIAMDADGHAYVTGRTKSLNFPTTPGAVDTSYNGWGDAFVTKLAPTGFSLVYSTFLGGNQHDWGEAITIDKEGHAYVTGGTKSPDFPTTPGALGSALKGDGDAFVTRYEL